One genomic segment of Chiloscyllium plagiosum isolate BGI_BamShark_2017 chromosome 10, ASM401019v2, whole genome shotgun sequence includes these proteins:
- the ankrd9 gene encoding ankyrin repeat domain-containing protein 9, with the protein MPPPAMPWSLGYCSPGGGQQESRWRKRCRKSSFAFYQAVRDLLPVWMLEEMRTMEVFHWEDSGRISSYSPSEALLYALVHDHQAYGKYLLSEHPRAALAMSSTSFCCCSVLGQHLAMAVRYNRVATLSRILDSLRRLPEGERRQYIDRRGCEHVESGKTPLHLACELVRPECLTLLLGHGSSPYIRDCRGDTALDTLLQQLGSSPLDNPRMARCLHHLLLFMPELQFQMKTTLKDNASLWRTVLGTPLFQWLSGYSPAPLFIKAMQTLIRTIDPEKFPEGLDELPISHLLRTLDFKLTAGGTVRSNFE; encoded by the coding sequence ATGCCGCCCCCGGCCATGCCCTGGAGTCTGGGCTATTGCAGCCCCGGGGGCGGTCAGCAGGAATCGCGGTGGCGGAAACGCTGCAGGAAATCATCGTTTGCTTTTTACCAGGCGGTGCGGGACCTGCTGCCTGTCTGGATGCTGGAGGAGATGAGGACCATGGAGGTGTTCCACTGGGAGGACAGTGGCCGCATCAGCAGCTACTCGCCGTCCGAGGCTCTGCTCTATGCCCTGGTGCACGACCACCAGGCGTACGGCAAGTACCTGCTGAGCGAGCACCCCCGGGCTGCCCTGGCTATGTCCAGCACCAGCTTCTGTTGCTGCTCGGTCCTCGGCCAGCACCTGGCCATGGCTGTGCGCTACAACCGGGTCGCCACCCTGTCGCGGATCCTCGACAGCCTGCGCCGCTTGCCGGAGGGAGAGCGCCGCCAGTACATCGACCGCCGGGGCTGCGAGCATGTGGAGAGCGGCAAGACCCCACTGCACTTGGCGTGCGAGCTGGTCAGGCCCGAGTGTTTGACCCTGCTGCTCGGCCACGGCTCGTCTCCTTACATCAGGGACTGCCGCGGGGACACGGCTCTGGACACCTTACTGCAGCAGCTGGGTTCCAGTCCCCTGGACAATCCCAGGATGGCCAGGTGCCTGCATCACCTCCTGCTATTCATGCCCGAGCTCCAGTTTCAGATGAAGACGACGCTGAAGGACAATGCCAGTCTCTGGCGGACCGTTCTGGGGACACCGCTCTTCCAATGGCTCTCGGGCTACAGCCCCGCTCCCCTCTTCATAAAGGCCATGCAAACTTTAATCAGGACGATAGACCCCGAGAAATTCCCAGAGGGTCTGGACGAACTACCCATATCCCATCTCCTCCGAACTCTGGACTTTAAACTGACTGCAGGCGGCACTGTCCGTTCAAACTTCGAGTGA